In a single window of the Phycisphaerales bacterium genome:
- a CDS encoding 2,3-bisphosphoglycerate-independent phosphoglycerate mutase: MAAAKVKNRPFILIVRDGWGENPHVSENATNAIQVAQPPVDARLRKEWPWTLVATSGFDVGLPEGTMGNSEVGHQNIGAGRIVDQESVRITKAIRDGSFYQNAELVAAVETCKARQGRLHVLGLASDIGVHSLLEHLYAIVTLAARRGLKEVYVHCFMDGRDSPPTSGLGYVRQIEAQLREIGVGEVASVCGRYWAMDRDHRWDRVARAYRMLVHGDAEAAPTAAEAVQRYYDQPTSANMTGDEFITPTVISEDGRTPLATVRDGDAIVFFNFRGDRPRELTKAFVYDKFPYEALDKDGTKKSMGFDRGKQLDVCYVTLTDYERGLPVKVAYPKPPKMRNIAGEYLSTLGLRQFRAAETEKYPHVTFFFNDYREDPFPGEERLLVPSPQVATYDLQPEMSAYPLTEALLARIATGIDDFIVLNYANPDMVGHTGSLAAAVQACRVVDECVGRVYEAVLQRGGCGIITADHGNFERMVDPETGAPHTAHTVGTVPLYLFGEAFRGMQLRAGGRLADLVPTALQMMGLEVPDGMTGESLLLGP; the protein is encoded by the coding sequence ATGGCAGCTGCCAAAGTGAAGAATCGACCGTTCATCCTGATCGTTCGCGACGGCTGGGGCGAGAATCCGCACGTGAGCGAGAACGCCACGAACGCCATCCAGGTTGCCCAACCGCCGGTGGATGCCCGGCTGCGGAAGGAATGGCCGTGGACGCTGGTCGCGACGAGCGGCTTCGATGTAGGTTTGCCGGAAGGGACCATGGGCAACAGCGAGGTGGGGCATCAGAACATCGGGGCTGGGCGCATCGTGGATCAGGAATCGGTTCGGATCACGAAGGCCATCCGCGACGGCAGCTTCTACCAGAATGCGGAGCTGGTCGCGGCGGTGGAGACCTGCAAGGCACGCCAGGGGCGGCTCCACGTGCTCGGGCTGGCGAGCGACATCGGGGTGCATTCACTGCTGGAGCACCTCTATGCGATCGTCACGCTCGCGGCGCGGCGCGGGCTCAAAGAGGTCTATGTGCACTGCTTCATGGACGGGCGGGATTCTCCGCCGACCTCGGGGCTCGGCTACGTGCGACAGATCGAGGCGCAACTGCGTGAGATCGGCGTCGGCGAAGTCGCGAGCGTCTGCGGGCGGTACTGGGCGATGGACCGCGACCACCGGTGGGATCGCGTGGCGCGGGCGTACCGCATGCTGGTGCATGGTGATGCGGAGGCGGCGCCAACGGCGGCGGAGGCCGTGCAACGCTACTACGACCAGCCGACCTCGGCCAACATGACGGGCGACGAGTTCATCACGCCGACCGTGATCAGCGAGGATGGCCGGACGCCGCTGGCGACGGTGCGCGACGGCGACGCGATCGTGTTCTTCAACTTCCGTGGCGATCGTCCGCGCGAGTTGACGAAGGCGTTTGTCTACGACAAGTTCCCGTACGAGGCGCTGGACAAGGACGGCACAAAGAAGTCGATGGGGTTCGACCGCGGCAAGCAGCTCGACGTGTGCTATGTCACCTTGACGGATTATGAGCGTGGGCTGCCCGTGAAAGTGGCTTATCCCAAACCGCCGAAGATGCGCAACATCGCGGGCGAGTACCTCAGCACGCTCGGGCTGCGGCAGTTCCGTGCGGCCGAGACGGAGAAGTACCCCCATGTGACGTTCTTCTTCAATGACTACCGCGAGGATCCGTTCCCCGGTGAGGAGCGCCTGCTGGTGCCCTCACCACAGGTGGCGACGTATGACCTGCAGCCGGAAATGTCGGCCTATCCGCTGACGGAGGCGCTGCTGGCACGCATCGCGACCGGGATCGACGACTTCATCGTGCTGAACTACGCGAACCCCGACATGGTCGGGCACACTGGCTCGCTCGCGGCCGCGGTGCAGGCGTGCCGGGTGGTGGACGAGTGCGTAGGTCGGGTCTATGAGGCCGTGTTGCAGCGCGGCGGTTGCGGCATTATCACCGCCGACCATGGCAATTTCGAGCGCATGGTCGACCCGGAGACCGGTGCGCCGCACACGGCCCACACTGTCGGAACGGTGCCGCTGTACCTGTTCGGAGAGGCCTTCCGGGGTATGCAGTTGCGGGCGGGCGGTCGTCTCGCTGACCTGGTGCCGACGGCCCTTCAGATGATGGGGCTGGAGGTGCCCGACGGCATGACCGGAGAGTCGCTCTTACTGGGACCGTGA
- a CDS encoding ABC-2 transporter permease, translated as MTVLHDIGLWLWHLLPGNPILTRVVATGGKRTRHLWARVAYLIVLVLVFVLGGGLLIGVGGQSLAELAKQSTRTFMAVSVVQLVLMSFIAPIFCAGAITQEKDSNTFHILLTTPLSNAQIVLGSLFSRLFFVWALLLAGLPIFCITMIYGGVTTKEIFESFGLAACTGLVAGSIAIMISFLKIGTRRTIFAFFAGVALYLLAVAAVGLSPWGQLPEARPAKVFFDGFNQYRMSVLAPVHPLLALLVVTGQTPAPTLGELARFARPIAWLLAYPQYGYMLLTTGASAAMILLSLIWVRRGALEGENSFWTAWRERFRPRGDGERRRRPRRVWNNPIAWREAATRASAGGRSLLRQLFIVIGLLLGVGLAVSYAAGQFGPAAQAAASARAFLIPLVWIELAVILLVVTTTAATTLTREKETLTMELLLCTPLTSKYIIAGMLQGLVRLVIPLIAVPAVTLAAFAVVDLLQRPAQPVAAIESVFLIPLQMVAFAAVAAMVGLHFSLLSKKTVQAVMLSAAIVLTSAGLLSACGLAVRASNEVVAGVFLPFTPLWGVEALIDPWTATERVARSSGGWGAVATGPTPSQYAAFRLTRLIFTLVAVGMYLGVTMALYSNMVRNFDMTVRRQSS; from the coding sequence ATGACGGTATTGCATGACATTGGATTGTGGCTGTGGCACCTGCTTCCGGGCAACCCGATCCTGACGCGCGTCGTGGCGACCGGCGGGAAACGCACGCGGCACCTCTGGGCGCGGGTGGCCTACCTGATCGTCCTGGTGCTGGTGTTCGTCCTGGGCGGCGGCCTGCTGATCGGCGTCGGCGGGCAGTCGCTCGCGGAGCTTGCCAAGCAATCCACCCGCACCTTCATGGCCGTCAGCGTCGTGCAACTCGTCCTGATGAGCTTCATCGCGCCGATTTTCTGCGCCGGGGCGATTACCCAGGAGAAGGATTCCAACACCTTCCACATTCTCCTGACAACGCCACTGAGCAATGCGCAGATCGTCCTCGGTTCCCTGTTCAGTCGGCTGTTCTTTGTCTGGGCGCTGTTGCTGGCGGGGCTCCCGATCTTCTGCATCACGATGATCTACGGTGGTGTCACCACCAAGGAGATCTTCGAGAGTTTCGGGTTGGCCGCCTGTACCGGCCTGGTCGCGGGTTCGATCGCTATCATGATCAGCTTCCTGAAGATCGGCACGCGACGGACCATCTTTGCGTTCTTCGCGGGTGTTGCGCTCTACCTGCTGGCGGTTGCGGCCGTAGGGCTGTCGCCCTGGGGGCAGCTACCGGAGGCCCGGCCCGCGAAGGTATTTTTCGACGGCTTCAACCAGTATCGCATGAGTGTGCTCGCGCCCGTCCATCCATTGCTGGCACTGCTCGTCGTGACGGGGCAGACCCCGGCCCCCACGCTTGGCGAACTGGCCCGCTTCGCGCGCCCGATCGCGTGGTTGTTGGCCTACCCGCAGTACGGTTACATGCTGCTGACGACCGGTGCTTCCGCGGCCATGATCCTGCTCAGTCTGATCTGGGTGCGGCGCGGGGCCCTGGAGGGGGAGAACTCGTTCTGGACCGCTTGGCGCGAACGGTTTCGGCCACGGGGTGACGGGGAGCGGCGGCGCCGGCCGCGGCGCGTCTGGAACAACCCGATCGCCTGGCGTGAGGCGGCGACGCGCGCTTCTGCCGGTGGGCGGTCGCTGCTGCGGCAGCTCTTCATCGTGATCGGTCTGCTGCTCGGCGTGGGCCTCGCGGTGAGCTACGCCGCCGGCCAGTTCGGTCCGGCCGCGCAGGCGGCGGCGAGCGCGCGGGCGTTCCTCATCCCGCTCGTGTGGATTGAGTTGGCCGTGATTCTGCTAGTGGTGACGACCACCGCGGCTACGACACTGACGCGCGAGAAGGAAACGCTGACGATGGAACTGCTGCTCTGCACGCCGCTGACCAGCAAGTACATCATCGCCGGCATGCTGCAGGGGCTTGTGCGGCTGGTGATTCCGCTGATTGCGGTTCCTGCCGTGACGCTTGCGGCGTTCGCCGTGGTGGACCTGCTGCAACGGCCGGCACAACCGGTTGCGGCGATCGAAAGCGTCTTCCTGATTCCTTTGCAGATGGTGGCATTTGCAGCCGTCGCGGCGATGGTCGGTCTGCATTTCTCGCTCTTGTCGAAGAAAACTGTTCAGGCGGTGATGCTCAGCGCGGCCATTGTGCTGACGTCAGCGGGCCTGCTGTCCGCTTGCGGTCTGGCCGTACGCGCGAGTAATGAAGTTGTAGCGGGAGTGTTTCTGCCGTTTACGCCCCTGTGGGGAGTAGAAGCGCTGATTGACCCGTGGACAGCGACGGAAAGAGTCGCGCGGAGCAGTGGGGGTTGGGGCGCTGTCGCAACCGGGCCGACACCATCTCAGTATGCTGCGTTCCGCTTGACGCGGTTGATCTTTACGCTGGTGGCCGTCGGAATGTACCTGGGGGTGACGATGGCGCTCTACTCGAATATGGTGCGCAACTTCGACATGACAGTCAGGCGGCAGTCCTCTTGA
- a CDS encoding ABC transporter ATP-binding protein: MIQTINLTKRYGKLVALNNLHLDIEEGECFGYIGPNGAGKTTTIRILATLLQPTWGEARVCGHVVGYESRKIRPLIGYVPDFFGAYEDMVVQEYLEFFASAYNITGRKRTQIVGDVLELTDLGYKREALVDSLSRGMKQRLSIARVLLHDPKVLLLDEPASGLDPRARIEIRELLKELHRMGKTIIISSHILPELADLCSSIGILERGELLFHGSVREALRRARIGTRVHVITPDDQEQARLVLEGLPNVQEAALDDGKVVLTLGTDTTDFSFIAEALLAKRLRIHEIRQEEVNLETAFMRLTKGVVQ; the protein is encoded by the coding sequence ATCATCCAGACCATCAACCTGACGAAGCGCTACGGCAAGCTGGTGGCGCTGAACAACCTGCACCTCGATATCGAGGAGGGTGAGTGTTTCGGGTACATCGGACCCAATGGGGCGGGCAAGACCACCACGATCCGGATCCTCGCGACGCTGCTCCAGCCGACCTGGGGAGAGGCCCGGGTTTGCGGGCATGTCGTGGGGTACGAGTCGCGCAAGATCCGCCCGCTGATTGGCTACGTGCCCGACTTCTTCGGTGCGTACGAGGACATGGTCGTCCAGGAGTACCTCGAGTTTTTCGCAAGCGCGTACAACATCACGGGTCGGAAGCGTACGCAGATTGTGGGGGACGTGCTGGAACTGACCGACCTCGGCTACAAGCGCGAAGCGCTGGTGGACTCCCTGTCGCGTGGCATGAAGCAGCGCCTGAGTATTGCGCGCGTGCTGCTCCATGACCCGAAGGTGCTGCTGCTGGACGAGCCGGCGAGCGGGCTCGATCCGCGGGCGCGGATCGAGATTCGCGAGTTGCTCAAGGAACTGCACCGGATGGGCAAGACGATCATTATCAGCTCCCACATCCTGCCGGAGCTGGCGGACCTGTGCAGCAGCATCGGCATCCTGGAGCGGGGGGAGCTACTGTTCCATGGCTCGGTGCGCGAGGCGCTGCGGCGGGCCCGCATCGGAACGCGCGTGCACGTGATTACGCCCGATGATCAGGAGCAGGCGCGCCTGGTGCTCGAGGGGCTGCCGAACGTGCAGGAAGCGGCACTCGACGATGGCAAGGTGGTGCTGACGCTGGGGACCGACACGACCGACTTCAGTTTCATCGCCGAGGCCCTGCTCGCGAAGCGGCTGCGGATCCACGAAATTCGGCAGGAAGAGGTCAACCTGGAGACGGCCTTCATGCGGCTGACAAAAGGCGTGGTGCAGTAG